The Streptomyces sp. NBC_00490 genome includes a region encoding these proteins:
- a CDS encoding DUF6199 family natural product biosynthesis protein, which translates to MPAGSSGEEGEVLVVVLCFFIVMGLVQVFRPQLLWKANRPLQRPFVKDYDATEPTKAGYTMSRIVGVLFLAMATWMLVTHLN; encoded by the coding sequence ATGCCTGCCGGCAGTTCAGGTGAGGAGGGCGAAGTGCTCGTCGTAGTGCTGTGCTTTTTCATAGTCATGGGGCTCGTTCAGGTGTTCAGGCCGCAGTTGCTGTGGAAGGCCAACCGTCCGCTCCAGCGTCCGTTCGTGAAGGACTACGACGCCACCGAACCCACCAAGGCGGGATACACCATGTCCCGGATTGTGGGAGTGCTCTTCCTGGCCATGGCGACATGGATGCTCGTCACACACCTCAACTGA